A single genomic interval of Streptomyces sp. 1222.5 harbors:
- a CDS encoding LLM class F420-dependent oxidoreductase, which yields MSSLKDRIGRYGVWSVGLRAEDPARHGELAEAAAELQELGYGAAWLGGSSAARHAVPLLGATSSLVVGTSIQSIWQYEAGESAAAFAEVEAAHPGRFLLGLGVSHAKLADQYRRPYSALVAYLDALDEAGVPAERRVLAALGPKTLELSRDRAAGAVPYLVTAEHTAQARGILGDDALLAPELMVVLETDPARARALAREALATYLDMPNYTNNFLRLGFTEEDIAGGGSDRLVDAVFAWGDENRVRDRIDTFRSAGADHLALQIVSDSPRDSLPRAEWRRLADLLE from the coding sequence ATGAGCAGCTTGAAGGACAGGATCGGCCGCTACGGCGTCTGGAGCGTCGGCCTGCGCGCGGAGGACCCCGCCCGGCACGGTGAGCTGGCGGAGGCGGCGGCCGAGCTCCAGGAACTCGGGTACGGAGCCGCGTGGCTGGGCGGCAGCAGCGCGGCCCGGCACGCCGTTCCGCTGCTCGGGGCGACCAGCTCGCTCGTCGTGGGCACCAGCATCCAGAGCATCTGGCAGTACGAGGCCGGGGAGAGCGCGGCGGCCTTCGCGGAGGTCGAGGCGGCTCACCCCGGCCGCTTCCTGCTGGGTCTCGGCGTGAGCCACGCCAAGCTCGCCGACCAGTACCGCCGCCCGTACTCGGCGCTGGTCGCCTACCTGGACGCGCTGGACGAGGCCGGGGTGCCCGCCGAGCGCCGGGTCCTGGCCGCGCTCGGCCCGAAGACCCTGGAGCTGTCCCGGGACCGGGCGGCGGGTGCGGTGCCGTACCTGGTCACCGCCGAGCACACCGCCCAGGCCCGCGGGATTCTCGGCGACGACGCGCTGCTCGCCCCGGAGTTGATGGTCGTCCTGGAGACCGACCCGGCACGCGCCCGTGCCCTCGCCCGCGAGGCCCTGGCGACGTACCTCGACATGCCGAACTACACCAACAACTTCCTGCGCCTCGGCTTCACCGAGGAGGACATCGCCGGCGGCGGCAGCGACCGTCTGGTCGACGCGGTCTTCGCCTGGGGTGACGAGAACCGCGTCCGCGACCGCATCGACACCTTCCGGTCGGCCGGCGCCGACCACCTGGCCCTCCAGATCGTCTCCGACAGCCCCCGGGACTCCCTGCCCCGAGCGGAATGGCGCCGCCTGGCCGATCTCCTGGAGTGA
- a CDS encoding serine hydrolase, which yields MHRVPTCVLSDAAAPRLVDGHAVDRFVEIGSFTKVLTGTALMRLAAAGVLDADDPVERWLPAAPGTGITLRHLAEHTSGLPRLPPGTTGRDPYAAFDRAALHRLLGGLDGVRVRPPGREEEYSNLGYAVLGEALSRAAGTSYEELLATHVLRPLDVREVSARPAAADRLLAPGLFGRPRRPWTMTGAILPAGGLWATPRAVADLVVRLVVERRLGPPAPSWQRSGPLFWHNGATRHASVFAGATADGGWAVVHRLGGDPERTDRAGIDALRGGGSPG from the coding sequence ATGCACCGCGTACCGACCTGTGTGCTGAGCGACGCGGCCGCGCCCCGGCTCGTGGACGGGCACGCGGTGGACCGCTTCGTCGAGATCGGCTCGTTCACCAAGGTGCTCACCGGCACCGCGCTCATGCGCCTGGCCGCCGCGGGAGTCCTCGACGCCGACGACCCCGTCGAGCGCTGGCTGCCCGCGGCTCCCGGCACCGGCATCACCCTGCGGCACCTGGCCGAGCACACGTCCGGCCTGCCGCGCCTGCCGCCCGGCACCACCGGCCGGGATCCGTACGCGGCGTTCGACCGCGCGGCCCTGCACCGGCTGCTCGGCGGCCTGGACGGGGTACGGGTACGCCCGCCGGGGCGCGAGGAGGAGTACTCGAACCTCGGCTACGCCGTGCTCGGCGAGGCACTGTCCCGGGCGGCCGGCACCTCGTACGAGGAGCTGCTCGCCACGCACGTCCTGCGCCCGCTGGACGTCCGTGAGGTGAGCGCGCGCCCGGCGGCGGCGGACCGGCTGCTCGCGCCCGGGCTCTTCGGCCGCCCCCGCAGGCCCTGGACCATGACCGGGGCGATCCTTCCGGCGGGCGGCCTGTGGGCGACCCCGCGCGCGGTCGCCGACCTGGTCGTCCGGCTCGTCGTCGAGCGCCGGCTGGGCCCGCCCGCCCCGTCCTGGCAGCGGTCCGGGCCGCTGTTCTGGCACAACGGCGCGACCCGGCACGCCTCCGTGTTCGCCGGGGCCACGGCGGACGGCGGATGGGCGGTCGTCCACCGGCTGGGCGGCGACCCGGAGCGGACGGACCGGGCCGGCATCGACGCACTCAGGGGCGGCGGCTCACCCGGATGA
- a CDS encoding helix-turn-helix domain-containing protein, whose product MALGKDYATQECSIARALEIVGERWTLLVVRDALYGVRRYNDFLVHLGIPRAVLAARLQALTAEGILEKRRYQQSPPRDEYVPTGRGLALWPTLRALGLWGREHFDEPRLRWFRHADCGTELGPYGECPACGVVVPVADVLMEPAPGLDPDPADPVSRALLRPKRLLEPLDVEPA is encoded by the coding sequence ATGGCACTGGGCAAGGACTACGCGACACAGGAGTGCTCGATCGCCCGCGCGCTCGAGATCGTCGGCGAGCGCTGGACGCTGCTCGTCGTCCGGGACGCGCTGTACGGCGTGCGGCGGTACAACGACTTCCTGGTCCACCTCGGCATTCCGCGCGCGGTCCTGGCCGCCAGGCTCCAGGCCCTCACCGCGGAGGGCATCCTGGAGAAGCGCCGCTACCAGCAGTCGCCGCCGCGTGACGAGTACGTCCCCACCGGGCGAGGCCTCGCCCTGTGGCCCACCCTGCGTGCCCTCGGTCTGTGGGGGCGCGAGCACTTCGACGAGCCCCGGCTGCGCTGGTTCCGGCACGCGGACTGCGGCACGGAGCTCGGGCCGTACGGCGAATGCCCCGCCTGCGGGGTCGTCGTACCCGTCGCGGACGTCCTCATGGAGCCGGCACCCGGGCTCGACCCCGACCCGGCGGACCCGGTCAGCCGGGCGTTGCTCAGGCCGAAGCGGCTGCTGGAGCCGCTGGACGTGGAACCGGCGTGA
- a CDS encoding Gfo/Idh/MocA family oxidoreductase: MTATPLRVGLIGYGLAGSVFHAPLIAATEGLALDTVVTSNPDRQGQARAEFPDVRVAATPEELFARADELDLVVIASPNRTHVPLATAALESGLPVVVDKPVAGTAAEARGLADLAEKRGLLLSVFQNRRWDNDFLTLRGLLADGRLGDVWRFESRFERWRPQPKGGWRESGDPAEIGGLLYDLGSHVVDQALALFGPVTEVYAETDVRRPGAEADDDTFIALTHANGVRSHLYVCATTAQLGPRFRVLGSRAGYVKYGLDPQEAALREGSRPGTGAEWGAEDQSLWGRIGSGESPLTGGGTPVPTLPGDYPAYYTAVARALTGAGPNPVTALEAAAALDVLEAARRSARDKVTVTL; the protein is encoded by the coding sequence ATGACTGCTACCCCCCTCCGCGTCGGCCTGATCGGCTACGGCCTCGCAGGATCCGTCTTCCACGCCCCGCTGATCGCGGCCACCGAGGGCCTCGCCCTGGACACGGTGGTGACCTCCAACCCCGACCGGCAGGGGCAGGCCCGCGCCGAGTTCCCTGACGTGCGGGTCGCCGCCACCCCCGAGGAGCTGTTCGCGCGCGCGGACGAGCTGGACCTGGTGGTGATCGCCTCCCCGAACAGGACGCACGTCCCGCTGGCGACGGCCGCCCTCGAGTCGGGCCTGCCGGTGGTCGTGGACAAGCCGGTCGCCGGCACGGCGGCCGAGGCACGCGGCCTCGCCGACCTCGCCGAGAAGCGCGGCCTGCTGCTGTCGGTCTTCCAGAACCGCCGCTGGGACAACGACTTCCTGACCCTGCGCGGACTCCTCGCGGACGGCCGCCTGGGCGACGTGTGGCGCTTCGAGTCCCGCTTCGAGCGCTGGCGCCCGCAGCCGAAGGGCGGCTGGCGCGAGTCCGGCGACCCGGCGGAGATCGGGGGTCTGCTCTACGACCTCGGCAGCCATGTCGTCGACCAGGCGCTGGCCCTGTTCGGCCCGGTCACCGAGGTGTACGCGGAGACGGACGTCCGCCGGCCCGGCGCCGAGGCGGACGACGACACCTTCATCGCGCTCACCCACGCGAACGGCGTCCGCTCCCACCTCTACGTCTGCGCGACGACCGCCCAGCTCGGCCCGCGATTCCGGGTGCTGGGATCGCGCGCGGGCTATGTGAAGTACGGCCTGGACCCGCAGGAGGCGGCCCTGCGCGAGGGCAGCCGCCCCGGTACCGGCGCCGAATGGGGTGCGGAGGACCAGTCCCTGTGGGGCCGGATCGGCTCCGGCGAGTCCCCGCTCACCGGCGGCGGCACGCCCGTGCCGACCCTCCCGGGCGACTACCCCGCCTACTACACGGCCGTCGCCCGTGCCCTGACCGGCGCCGGCCCCAACCCGGTGACCGCCCTGGAGGCGGCCGCCGCCCTCGACGTACTGGAAGCGGCCCGCAGGTCCGCCCGAGACAAGGTGACGGTGACCCTCTGA
- a CDS encoding MFS transporter — MTGLRSLTASAVTTTGAARDAPLRPRATLALTSAATAVTLMTYTAPMVTLPDTAAALHTPLSAQAWLLNGTPLGLAALLLVAGSLADDYGRRRIFLAGTLALGLTTALGAFTTTTWQFTLARIAQGAASAAILASSLGLIVHAFPSPRGRLHATGVWGAFVSGGIAVGPLVAGALPNWRVAYAVLGAAALAVAALGTRALAESRAARGGRPDILGALTFGLALVSLIAALTLGRDGWLRASVGLLLAAAVVLVAAFIAIERRAGTPMIDLGLLRRPRFLASSAGGLFTGLAVIGMFSFLPALLQQTLRLSPLATAWLFLLWSGLSFAVALQVKHLAGRVSPRTQLALGFALHTIAVITMLGAIGSGSWTRLLPGLILGGVGSGLLNGALPLLAVESVPRERAAMGSGAQQTFRYIGSCAGVALTIALATSSGSLAHGTNTALLVSAVLAAVGAGAVLVLRERERAE; from the coding sequence ATGACCGGGCTCCGCTCCCTCACCGCATCCGCCGTCACGACGACCGGCGCGGCCCGGGACGCTCCGCTGCGCCCCCGCGCCACCCTCGCCCTGACCAGCGCCGCGACCGCCGTGACCCTGATGACCTACACGGCCCCGATGGTCACGCTGCCGGACACCGCGGCCGCCCTGCACACCCCGCTCTCCGCGCAGGCCTGGCTGCTGAACGGCACCCCGCTGGGCCTGGCCGCCCTGCTCCTAGTGGCCGGCAGCCTCGCCGACGACTACGGCCGCCGCCGGATCTTCCTCGCCGGCACCCTGGCGCTCGGCCTCACCACCGCCCTCGGCGCGTTCACCACGACGACCTGGCAGTTCACCCTCGCCCGTATCGCGCAGGGCGCGGCGAGCGCGGCGATCCTCGCGAGCAGCCTCGGCCTGATCGTCCACGCCTTCCCGAGCCCCCGCGGCCGGCTGCACGCGACCGGGGTCTGGGGCGCCTTCGTCAGCGGCGGCATCGCGGTCGGCCCCCTGGTCGCCGGCGCACTGCCGAACTGGCGGGTGGCGTACGCCGTCCTGGGCGCCGCCGCCCTCGCGGTGGCCGCGCTCGGCACCCGTGCGCTCGCGGAGTCCCGCGCCGCCCGCGGCGGCCGCCCCGACATACTCGGCGCACTGACCTTCGGGCTGGCGCTGGTGTCCCTCATCGCGGCCCTGACCCTGGGCCGGGACGGCTGGCTGCGCGCGTCGGTGGGCCTGCTGCTCGCGGCGGCCGTGGTGCTGGTGGCCGCGTTCATCGCCATCGAGCGCCGGGCCGGCACCCCGATGATCGACCTCGGCCTGCTGCGCCGGCCCCGCTTCCTGGCCTCCTCGGCGGGCGGCCTGTTCACGGGCCTCGCGGTGATCGGCATGTTCAGCTTCCTGCCGGCCCTGCTCCAGCAGACGCTGCGACTGTCACCGCTCGCCACGGCCTGGCTGTTCCTGCTGTGGTCCGGACTGAGCTTCGCGGTGGCACTCCAGGTCAAGCACCTGGCCGGCCGCGTCTCCCCGCGCACCCAACTGGCCCTCGGCTTCGCCCTGCACACGATCGCCGTGATCACGATGCTCGGCGCGATCGGCTCCGGCTCCTGGACCCGTCTGCTGCCCGGCCTGATCCTCGGCGGAGTGGGCAGCGGCCTGCTCAACGGCGCGCTGCCGCTGCTCGCCGTCGAATCGGTGCCGCGCGAGCGGGCCGCGATGGGCTCGGGCGCCCAGCAGACCTTCCGCTACATCGGCTCCTGCGCGGGCGTGGCCCTGACCATCGCCCTCGCCACGTCGTCCGGCAGCCTGGCCCACGGCACGAACACCGCCCTGCTGGTGTCGGCGGTCCTGGCGGCGGTGGGTGCGGGGGCGGTGCTGGTGCTGCGGGAGCGGGAGCGGGCGGAGTAG
- the yidC gene encoding membrane protein insertase YidC translates to MSVFSVFAHLVERLADLLAPLFHGSATAAAIVVFTALVRLLVHPLSRAAARGQRARAALQPKIAALREKHGEDPQRLRRAVLELHTEEQVSPLSGLLPGLLQLPAFFLLYRLFSGGGASDGLLSHRLLAAPLGGRWADALGDGGVFGPAGLVYLGLFALVAAVAAVNFRRTKRMTATGPAAIGDEQLPGLGAVNRVMPFLSFLTLVTVAVVPLAAALYVVTSTTWSALERAALYR, encoded by the coding sequence ATGTCCGTCTTCTCCGTCTTCGCGCACCTGGTCGAGCGGCTCGCCGACCTGCTCGCCCCGCTCTTCCACGGCTCCGCGACCGCCGCCGCCATCGTGGTGTTCACCGCGCTCGTACGACTCCTGGTCCACCCCCTGTCCCGGGCGGCGGCGCGCGGCCAACGGGCCCGTGCGGCACTCCAGCCCAAGATCGCCGCGCTGCGCGAGAAGCACGGCGAGGACCCGCAGCGGCTGCGGCGGGCGGTGCTCGAACTGCACACTGAGGAACAGGTGTCGCCGCTGTCCGGCCTCCTGCCCGGACTGCTCCAGCTCCCTGCCTTCTTCCTGCTCTACCGCCTCTTCTCCGGCGGTGGCGCGAGCGACGGTCTGCTCTCGCACCGGCTGCTCGCGGCACCGCTCGGCGGCCGGTGGGCCGACGCGCTCGGCGACGGCGGGGTGTTCGGGCCGGCCGGGCTCGTCTACCTGGGGCTCTTCGCCCTCGTCGCGGCCGTCGCCGCCGTGAACTTCCGGCGGACGAAGCGGATGACGGCCACCGGCCCGGCCGCCATCGGGGACGAGCAGCTGCCGGGGCTGGGCGCCGTCAACCGCGTCATGCCCTTCCTGTCGTTCCTCACCCTCGTCACCGTCGCGGTCGTCCCCCTCGCGGCGGCGCTGTACGTCGTCACCAGCACGACGTGGAGCGCGCTGGAACGGGCCGCCCTCTACCGGTAA
- a CDS encoding class E sortase, with amino-acid sequence MRGSPRVRVVGHGDRRRRARRRRALWSGGEVLVTVGVLLLLLVVHQLWWTNREARRGAERKVEALEREWRHGPGDASAGAGADGGTVSGPGPGSATASPSASASGAPARQRPFTPVVLPRRSQAYAVLTVPRLGLRVPVAEGVGKADVLNKGYVGHYPGTQQPGQAGNFAVAGHRNTHGEPFRYLSRLRRGDVVEVETRSATYTYDVDQVLPQTTARDSGVVRPVPRSLVRPGRGYHEPGHYITLTTCTPEFTSRYRMVVWGKLVSMRPR; translated from the coding sequence ATGCGGGGTTCGCCGCGCGTACGGGTCGTAGGGCACGGCGACCGGCGCAGGCGTGCCCGGCGCAGACGGGCCCTGTGGAGCGGGGGCGAGGTGCTGGTCACCGTCGGGGTGCTGCTCCTGCTGCTGGTCGTCCACCAGCTGTGGTGGACCAACCGGGAGGCGCGACGCGGTGCCGAGCGGAAGGTGGAGGCGCTGGAGCGGGAGTGGCGGCACGGCCCCGGTGACGCGAGCGCCGGCGCGGGAGCGGACGGCGGCACCGTTTCCGGCCCGGGCCCCGGCTCCGCTACGGCCTCCCCGTCCGCGTCCGCCTCCGGGGCGCCCGCGCGGCAGCGGCCGTTCACTCCCGTCGTCCTGCCCCGGCGGTCCCAGGCCTACGCCGTCCTCACCGTCCCGCGGCTGGGCCTGCGCGTCCCCGTCGCCGAGGGCGTCGGCAAGGCGGACGTCCTGAACAAGGGGTACGTCGGCCACTACCCCGGCACCCAACAGCCGGGGCAGGCCGGGAACTTCGCGGTCGCGGGGCACCGGAACACCCATGGTGAGCCGTTCCGCTACCTGTCCCGGCTGCGGCGCGGGGACGTCGTGGAGGTGGAGACGCGGTCGGCGACGTACACGTACGACGTCGACCAGGTGCTGCCGCAGACCACGGCGCGGGATTCGGGGGTCGTCCGGCCCGTGCCGCGCTCCCTCGTGCGGCCCGGCCGCGGGTACCACGAGCCGGGCCACTACATCACCCTGACCACCTGCACCCCCGAGTTCACCTCGCGGTACCGGATGGTGGTGTGGGGGAAGCTCGTGTCCATGCGGCCGAGATGA
- a CDS encoding heme-degrading domain-containing protein — protein MSQSSPTPTPEPVPSVEELQEQERRLVFRRFTHDDAWALGSLLVELARERRAPVAVDIHRAGQQLFHAALPGSTPDNDAWIARKRRVVERYGAASYLVGARFRAKGTTFEDSSRLDPDTYAAHGGSFPVHVENVGVVGAVTVSGLPQLEDHRLVVEALERFLTG, from the coding sequence ATGTCCCAGAGCAGCCCCACGCCCACGCCCGAGCCGGTCCCGTCGGTCGAGGAACTCCAGGAGCAGGAACGCCGTCTGGTCTTCCGGCGGTTCACGCACGACGACGCGTGGGCCCTCGGTTCCCTGCTGGTGGAACTGGCCCGGGAGCGCAGGGCACCGGTCGCCGTCGACATCCACCGCGCCGGCCAGCAGCTCTTCCACGCGGCGCTGCCGGGCTCCACCCCGGACAACGACGCGTGGATCGCCCGCAAGCGCCGGGTGGTGGAGCGCTACGGCGCCGCCTCCTATCTGGTCGGCGCCCGCTTCCGCGCCAAGGGCACGACCTTCGAGGACTCCTCCCGGCTCGACCCGGACACCTACGCGGCCCACGGCGGGTCGTTCCCCGTCCATGTCGAGAACGTGGGTGTCGTCGGAGCGGTGACGGTCTCGGGCCTGCCGCAACTGGAGGACCACAGGCTCGTCGTGGAGGCGCTGGAGCGGTTCCTGACGGGGTGA
- a CDS encoding ATP-binding protein produces MPPQQPSSDWQFDVPTTGSKRLPPAARSFESLAHQGYGFEAAIADLIDNSIDAGARSVVVSFLRDTGERGGRDRLVGLLVIDDGEGMDEAGLDTAMTVGGRESYAEGALGHFGAGLKAASLSHADALTVISRTKRSPSAGRRWLTARAQADFSCDIVDATYCQSLVDRYDGIIGWHGTIVRWDQVRTFETITAGQTDRYLDDAIERLETHLGLHLHRFLARDGFHIDIVVEDVHTREELDHRGVEPIDPFGYRLPGRPGFPRTYVAPVEGVGDVPLTAHIWPPKSPLVAYRGIGPLAERQGFYLYRNDRLVQAGGWNDTRSPEGHLALARIAVDLPTEPNDVFALTVKKDGVQVTPAFARGLEKAATTTGHTFTEYVHEAEVTYREAAKRRTEVKRATVIPPGKGIDPKLKRTLRDELPQLDGDDPIAFTWAKLDVPAGADSADLLFTIDHKERLVVLNKDYRHAFNGGRRGGSNDAPVLKSLLYLMLNEIFQKERVWANQTDKVALWNSVLVTAVRAELARAED; encoded by the coding sequence ATGCCGCCCCAACAGCCGTCGTCCGACTGGCAGTTCGATGTACCTACCACCGGAAGCAAGCGGCTCCCTCCGGCGGCGAGGTCGTTCGAGTCGCTGGCCCACCAGGGATACGGCTTCGAGGCGGCCATCGCGGACCTGATCGACAACTCCATCGACGCGGGCGCCCGCAGCGTGGTCGTGAGCTTCCTGCGGGACACCGGTGAACGCGGGGGACGGGACCGTCTGGTCGGGCTGCTCGTCATCGACGACGGCGAGGGCATGGACGAGGCGGGCCTGGACACGGCGATGACCGTCGGTGGCCGCGAGAGCTACGCGGAGGGTGCCCTCGGGCACTTCGGTGCCGGGCTGAAGGCAGCCTCGCTCTCCCACGCCGATGCGCTGACCGTGATCAGCCGGACGAAGCGAAGCCCGTCGGCGGGCCGGCGCTGGCTCACCGCCCGCGCACAGGCCGACTTCAGCTGCGACATCGTCGACGCGACGTACTGCCAGAGCCTGGTCGACCGCTACGACGGGATCATCGGCTGGCACGGCACGATCGTCCGCTGGGACCAGGTCCGCACGTTCGAGACCATCACCGCCGGTCAGACCGACCGCTACCTCGACGACGCGATCGAACGGCTCGAAACGCACCTCGGACTTCACCTCCACCGCTTCCTCGCCCGAGACGGCTTCCACATCGACATCGTCGTCGAGGACGTCCACACCCGGGAGGAGCTGGACCACCGGGGCGTGGAACCCATCGACCCGTTCGGCTACCGGCTCCCGGGCCGCCCCGGTTTTCCCCGTACGTACGTCGCGCCCGTGGAGGGTGTGGGCGACGTCCCGCTCACCGCTCACATATGGCCGCCCAAGTCACCACTTGTCGCCTACCGCGGCATCGGGCCGCTCGCCGAACGCCAGGGCTTCTACCTCTACCGCAACGACCGGCTCGTCCAGGCCGGCGGCTGGAACGACACCCGGAGCCCGGAGGGCCACCTCGCCCTCGCCCGCATCGCCGTCGATCTGCCGACCGAACCCAACGACGTGTTCGCCCTCACCGTCAAGAAGGACGGCGTCCAGGTCACCCCGGCATTCGCCCGAGGACTGGAGAAGGCCGCGACCACCACCGGCCACACGTTCACCGAGTACGTCCACGAGGCGGAGGTGACCTACCGCGAAGCCGCCAAGCGGCGTACGGAGGTCAAGCGCGCGACCGTCATCCCGCCCGGCAAAGGCATCGACCCGAAGCTCAAGCGGACACTGCGGGACGAACTGCCGCAGCTGGACGGGGACGACCCCATCGCCTTCACCTGGGCCAAGCTCGACGTGCCTGCCGGCGCCGACTCCGCCGACCTGCTCTTCACGATCGACCACAAGGAGCGCCTGGTCGTTCTCAACAAGGACTACCGGCACGCGTTCAACGGCGGACGGCGCGGTGGCTCCAACGACGCGCCGGTCCTCAAGAGCCTTCTCTATCTGATGCTCAACGAGATCTTCCAGAAGGAACGCGTCTGGGCCAACCAGACCGACAAGGTCGCGCTGTGGAACAGCGTTCTCGTCACCGCGGTGCGTGCCGAACTCGCCCGCGCAGAGGACTGA
- a CDS encoding DUF6412 domain-containing protein: MIRRLASSRRLAPLLLLLLPLFLLDTGSLVTTVALAATAAAGSALVVCALLAARSAPAVPPTRVRTALRDRARRTAFLPQRDPDASGRRRPRAPGHALPATAA, translated from the coding sequence GTGATCCGCAGACTCGCGAGCTCCCGTCGCCTCGCTCCGCTGCTGCTCCTGCTGCTGCCGCTCTTCCTGCTCGACACCGGCAGCCTCGTCACGACCGTGGCGCTCGCCGCGACCGCCGCGGCCGGGTCCGCGCTCGTCGTCTGCGCCCTGCTCGCCGCACGCTCCGCGCCCGCTGTGCCGCCCACCCGGGTGCGTACGGCCCTGCGCGACCGGGCCCGGCGTACGGCCTTCCTGCCCCAGCGCGACCCCGACGCGTCCGGCCGCCGACGGCCCAGGGCACCCGGGCACGCCCTCCCGGCGACCGCCGCGTAG
- a CDS encoding fumarylacetoacetate hydrolase family protein, giving the protein MKLLRVGTAGAERPALLDAEGTLRDLSGLVDDVDGALLADDVALGRVRAAAEAGALPVLDAAELRIGPPVGRIGKIVCIGLNYHDHARETGAEPPSEPVVFFKAPDTVVGPNDTVLVPRGSVKTDWEVELAVVIGRTARYLASAEEGLAHVAGYTVAHDVSEREFQIERGGTWDKGKNCETFNPLGPWLVTADEVPDPQRLPLKLWVNGELKQDGTTAEQIFPVGEVVRYVSRFMTLYPGDVINTGTPAGVAMGQPEPKPYLRSGDVVELEIEGLGRQRQELKDA; this is encoded by the coding sequence ATGAAGCTGCTGCGAGTCGGCACGGCAGGGGCGGAGCGGCCCGCGCTGCTCGACGCCGAGGGGACCCTGCGCGACCTGTCGGGCCTCGTGGACGACGTCGACGGCGCGCTCCTCGCCGACGACGTGGCGCTCGGCCGGGTACGCGCGGCGGCCGAAGCCGGTGCGCTGCCCGTGCTGGACGCGGCGGAGCTGCGGATCGGTCCGCCGGTCGGCCGTATCGGCAAGATCGTGTGCATCGGGCTCAACTACCACGACCACGCCCGGGAGACGGGCGCCGAGCCCCCCTCCGAGCCGGTCGTCTTCTTCAAGGCGCCGGACACGGTCGTCGGGCCGAACGACACCGTGCTGGTGCCGCGCGGTTCGGTGAAGACCGACTGGGAGGTCGAACTCGCCGTCGTCATCGGGCGTACGGCCCGCTATCTGGCGTCGGCCGAGGAGGGGCTCGCGCATGTCGCCGGGTACACCGTCGCGCACGACGTCTCCGAGCGGGAGTTCCAGATCGAGCGGGGCGGCACCTGGGACAAGGGCAAGAACTGCGAGACGTTCAACCCGCTCGGCCCGTGGCTGGTGACCGCGGACGAGGTGCCGGACCCGCAGCGGCTGCCGCTCAAGCTGTGGGTCAACGGCGAACTCAAGCAGGACGGGACGACCGCCGAGCAGATCTTCCCGGTGGGCGAAGTCGTGCGGTACGTCAGCCGGTTCATGACCCTGTACCCCGGCGACGTCATCAACACGGGGACGCCGGCCGGTGTGGCCATGGGGCAGCCCGAGCCGAAGCCGTACCTGCGCTCCGGCGACGTGGTCGAGCTGGAGATCGAGGGCCTCGGCCGCCAGCGCCAGGAACTGAAGGACGCCTGA